One segment of Cellulosilyticum sp. I15G10I2 DNA contains the following:
- a CDS encoding zinc-dependent alcohol dehydrogenase family protein gives MSEKIPEKMLGMKLPGGARVEHVTCDVPKPGHGQVLLKMKAASLCGSDLKYIYYEHTDKTGGARYDDVIAGHEPSGQIVAVGEGVCNFKEGDRVVVYHIQGCGYCDECQKGFFINCQSPERRAYGWQRDGALAEYMVADANTCIHLPDFLTYEDGAMIACGFGTAYQGLLRGNVSGNDRVLVMGLGPVGQATVILAKALGAEVIGVDISEERMAMAKKVGADQVLMGDENVVSKILELTGGKGVEVAVDCSGSSIGRHQCLEVTKMWGQVVYLGEQGSVTFEPSPLLLHKNLTLHGSWVTSVDNMAKVVALLDRKKIHPSMIITHRFPLRQTPEAFEIFATGKTGKVVVNMEMA, from the coding sequence ATGAGTGAAAAAATTCCAGAAAAAATGTTAGGTATGAAATTGCCAGGCGGTGCGAGGGTTGAGCACGTAACATGTGATGTGCCAAAACCAGGACACGGTCAGGTACTCTTAAAGATGAAAGCAGCCAGTTTATGCGGAAGTGATTTAAAGTACATTTATTATGAACATACGGACAAAACAGGGGGCGCAAGATATGATGATGTCATCGCTGGACACGAACCAAGCGGACAAATAGTAGCAGTAGGAGAAGGTGTTTGTAATTTTAAAGAAGGAGACCGTGTAGTGGTATACCATATCCAAGGCTGCGGGTATTGTGATGAATGCCAAAAAGGCTTCTTTATTAACTGTCAATCACCCGAAAGACGGGCTTACGGCTGGCAAAGAGATGGCGCCTTAGCGGAGTATATGGTCGCAGATGCCAATACGTGTATTCATCTTCCTGACTTTTTGACCTATGAAGATGGCGCCATGATCGCCTGTGGATTTGGGACGGCCTACCAAGGGCTTTTAAGAGGTAATGTTTCTGGTAATGACAGAGTACTCGTAATGGGTCTTGGCCCTGTGGGGCAGGCAACGGTTATATTAGCTAAGGCTTTAGGGGCGGAAGTCATCGGCGTTGATATTTCAGAAGAAAGAATGGCTATGGCAAAGAAGGTTGGTGCTGATCAAGTCCTCATGGGTGATGAGAATGTAGTAAGCAAAATACTGGAGCTTACGGGCGGCAAAGGTGTTGAAGTAGCAGTAGACTGTTCAGGAAGCAGTATAGGACGCCATCAGTGTTTAGAAGTGACTAAGATGTGGGGACAGGTTGTTTACCTCGGCGAACAAGGGTCTGTAACCTTTGAACCAAGTCCGCTTCTACTCCATAAAAACCTGACATTACATGGTTCATGGGTAACTTCTGTTGATAATATGGCTAAAGTTGTTGCTTTACTAGATAGAAAGAAAATTCACCCAAGCATGATTATTACCCATAGATTTCCGTTAAGACAAACACCAGAGGCATTTGAAATATTTGCAACAGGGAAAACAGGTAAAGTTGTTGTCAATATGGAAATGGCGTAA
- a CDS encoding M24 family metallopeptidase, whose protein sequence is MMDAIIKIRDWLKAHHYDGVILSRRDNFAWVTGGKSNHVLQNTELGVASLVIKPDGIDLIADNIDAKRICDEETGLEVNKVAYPWYEPLGAFVKQYIGSSDIVSDTGIAATDDVQEQLIELRMKLSQDEVDDYKNLGNLCAELVEGVCRNATPGQTEMDIASQLKVLCIEKGISPDCVLVGSDERILNYRHPMPTNKKISQSLMVVLGAQRRGLNISITRIVYFGEIPEAIELKYRKVQYIFAVMQTMMKDDMTYKDYFDKVKALYKEADYEAEWELHHQGGPTGYGCREYVVTPACEKRIKTGQAYAWNPTITGTKCEETTLLTKDGVEVLTRTNGWPRRLIATEYGGISVADILVK, encoded by the coding sequence ATGATGGATGCAATTATTAAGATAAGAGATTGGTTAAAGGCCCATCATTATGACGGTGTTATTTTATCAAGAAGAGATAACTTTGCTTGGGTCACTGGGGGCAAGAGCAACCACGTTTTACAAAATACAGAGCTGGGAGTTGCCTCTTTGGTCATTAAACCAGACGGTATAGATCTCATTGCAGACAATATCGACGCTAAGAGAATCTGTGATGAAGAAACAGGGCTAGAAGTTAATAAGGTAGCCTACCCATGGTATGAACCACTTGGCGCATTTGTAAAACAGTATATCGGCAGCAGCGATATAGTATCTGATACAGGCATTGCTGCCACAGATGATGTGCAGGAACAGCTTATTGAGCTGCGCATGAAACTCTCACAAGATGAAGTGGATGATTATAAAAACTTGGGAAACTTATGTGCAGAATTAGTTGAAGGGGTTTGTAGGAATGCAACCCCTGGGCAGACGGAAATGGACATTGCAAGCCAGCTAAAGGTTTTATGTATAGAAAAGGGTATCAGCCCCGATTGTGTACTGGTGGGAAGTGATGAACGTATCTTAAACTATAGGCATCCAATGCCTACAAATAAAAAAATCTCACAAAGCCTGATGGTTGTACTCGGTGCCCAGAGACGAGGCCTTAATATAAGCATAACCCGCATAGTATACTTTGGGGAGATTCCAGAAGCAATTGAACTTAAGTATAGGAAAGTACAATATATCTTTGCAGTGATGCAGACCATGATGAAAGATGATATGACGTATAAAGACTATTTTGATAAGGTAAAAGCGTTATACAAAGAGGCTGACTACGAAGCGGAGTGGGAGCTTCATCATCAAGGCGGCCCAACAGGATACGGGTGCCGAGAATATGTGGTTACACCAGCGTGTGAAAAAAGGATTAAGACAGGGCAGGCCTATGCTTGGAATCCAACCATTACTGGCACTAAGTGCGAAGAAACAACACTTTTAACAAAAGACGGGGTAGAAGTTTTGACCCGGACAAATGGGTGGCCAAGGCGCCTGATTGCGACTGAATATGGCGGCATCTCGGTTGCAGATATATTAGTAAAATAG